In a single window of the Leptospira harrisiae genome:
- a CDS encoding STAS domain-containing protein, producing MDVQVKDDIRIIKFSGAILKVDSDEIEKELSKLTQSSVKKIILDLTKVHHICSTALGIFVATKRKLKPMNGDIKVIVVDEDLIQLFEITMLDKVFEIFPDLSAAMEGFQLDEEDSH from the coding sequence ATGGATGTTCAAGTCAAGGATGACATAAGGATTATTAAGTTTTCTGGGGCCATCCTCAAGGTTGATTCCGATGAGATTGAAAAAGAACTTTCGAAACTTACACAAAGTTCTGTCAAAAAAATCATTCTGGATTTAACCAAAGTACATCATATTTGTTCTACTGCTTTAGGTATTTTTGTTGCCACCAAACGCAAGTTAAAGCCAATGAATGGTGATATAAAGGTCATCGTTGTAGACGAAGATTTGATCCAACTTTTTGAAATCACTATGCTCGACAAAGTGTTTGAAATTTTCCCTGATTTATCCGCTGCGATGGAAGGATTCCAACTCGACGAGGAAGATTCCCACTGA
- a CDS encoding ComF family protein produces the protein MDRFLFYDQVYYLQIRNKFERTLFQSLKFENERLLAEYFCLGHRSLFREFQRDNPDLLVLVPSSTKSGPRPYHASIALLNKWKKLWKIREDTSLRKVSSDKQSSLGFENRFFHAKKAFQFTKSDRIMEGLHVLIVDDIFTTGATVNEIARLYKQAGVRKVSCVVLLLSGGD, from the coding sequence TTGGATCGCTTTCTTTTTTATGACCAAGTTTATTATCTGCAAATTCGAAACAAATTTGAAAGAACCTTATTTCAATCTTTGAAATTTGAAAACGAGAGGTTACTTGCAGAATATTTCTGCTTAGGGCATAGATCCCTTTTTAGAGAATTTCAGAGAGACAATCCCGATCTTTTGGTTCTAGTTCCCTCCTCAACTAAATCGGGGCCAAGACCGTACCATGCCTCCATTGCTCTACTCAACAAATGGAAAAAACTTTGGAAAATCAGGGAAGATACTAGTTTGCGTAAGGTTTCATCGGACAAACAATCTTCGTTAGGGTTTGAGAACCGGTTTTTTCATGCAAAAAAGGCATTCCAATTCACAAAAAGTGATAGAATCATGGAAGGACTTCATGTTCTAATCGTAGATGATATATTTACGACAGGTGCCACAGTCAATGAAATCGCTAGGCTGTACAAACAGGCTGGTGTTAGAAAGGTATCTTGCGTTGTTTTACTGTTAAGTGGGGGTGATTGA
- the ompL47 gene encoding multi-beta-barrel domain surface protein OmpL47, with protein sequence MQAHKYLLAILTISFAGQITAQVAAPKATTSTKDQAIKKTESASTQTKNGVDKVETTVKDILGDKNESGASSDASALFITSKTTFSLDAKDESSTIDFIEWKPKNGEYRKFTQPIRIAEEGLTEIYYRSVDKVGNAETPKILVVHVDNTAPRVSLVPQEQFFVLDGVPFASKNNTYTLVAEDQQTGVEKIQFSINQEAAKAYADPIKLENSGANVVKYSATDKSGNASPESSLIITVDDVKPTVEIVPSFPLVDINGKNFQRKGNVFYVNATDKESGIKKVLVKIDEEEYKPYVEAIAIETQGDHVIKAMAVDNVGNQSDVVEVKLTVDLTPPTSTIQKSTEAPKVETQTPAATTPAK encoded by the coding sequence ATGCAGGCGCACAAATATCTTTTGGCCATACTGACAATATCTTTCGCAGGCCAAATCACAGCACAAGTTGCTGCACCAAAAGCCACTACTTCCACAAAAGACCAGGCAATCAAAAAAACAGAATCCGCTTCTACTCAAACCAAAAACGGTGTTGATAAAGTTGAGACTACTGTAAAAGACATATTGGGTGACAAAAATGAATCAGGAGCTTCTTCTGATGCATCTGCTCTTTTTATTACAAGTAAAACTACTTTTTCATTAGATGCAAAAGACGAATCTTCCACAATCGATTTTATCGAATGGAAACCGAAAAACGGCGAATACAGAAAATTCACTCAACCAATTCGAATTGCGGAAGAAGGTTTAACTGAAATTTACTACCGTTCTGTAGATAAAGTTGGAAACGCAGAGACTCCAAAAATTCTAGTGGTTCATGTTGATAACACAGCTCCAAGAGTGAGCTTGGTGCCACAAGAACAGTTTTTCGTTTTAGATGGAGTTCCTTTCGCTTCAAAAAACAATACTTATACACTCGTTGCAGAAGACCAACAAACAGGTGTTGAAAAAATCCAATTCAGCATCAACCAAGAAGCAGCAAAAGCATATGCAGATCCAATCAAATTGGAAAATAGCGGAGCAAACGTAGTAAAGTATTCTGCCACTGATAAGTCAGGAAATGCTTCACCAGAATCTTCTCTGATTATCACTGTAGACGATGTAAAACCAACTGTTGAAATCGTTCCATCTTTCCCATTGGTTGACATTAATGGAAAAAACTTTCAAAGAAAAGGTAACGTTTTCTATGTCAATGCAACTGACAAAGAATCTGGTATCAAAAAAGTTTTAGTCAAAATTGACGAAGAAGAATACAAACCATACGTTGAAGCAATTGCAATCGAAACACAGGGTGACCATGTGATCAAGGCTATGGCTGTTGACAATGTGGGTAACCAATCTGATGTTGTGGAAGTAAAACTCACTGTAGATTTAACTCCTCCAACTTCTACGATTCAAAAATCAACTGAAGCTCCAAAGGTAGAAACGCAAACTCCAGCTGCGACAACACCTGCTAAGTAA
- a CDS encoding flagellar assembly protein FlaA has protein sequence MIALINLRKLTLFLFFFGMVPVLAEAGIWREILLENFELSNYNQENLRTKLEKGTKLPEITLSANFTAPIPGSKQALVLRIPKDANFPFSLYFPKPIEVNAFIKEITIPIYSSQSNGNLTLIIESQDAEVRQLNLTSLNYRGWKPITVSISKNFDQNDRVFLQKSSIRILGFFYLPYENNDPNQEVLIAIDDITAIVRDKYRPLRNKEILLED, from the coding sequence ATGATTGCACTGATAAACTTAAGGAAACTTACACTTTTTCTTTTCTTCTTTGGAATGGTTCCTGTTTTGGCTGAAGCTGGGATTTGGAGGGAAATTCTACTCGAAAACTTTGAATTGTCCAATTACAATCAGGAAAATTTACGCACAAAATTAGAAAAGGGAACGAAACTTCCAGAAATCACCCTTTCTGCCAATTTCACCGCCCCGATTCCAGGTTCCAAACAAGCATTGGTTTTACGGATTCCCAAAGATGCCAATTTTCCTTTTTCATTGTACTTTCCAAAACCAATTGAAGTAAATGCCTTTATCAAAGAAATTACAATCCCCATTTATTCTTCACAATCCAACGGGAACCTAACACTGATCATAGAATCACAAGATGCAGAAGTTAGGCAATTGAATTTGACTTCATTGAACTATCGAGGTTGGAAACCCATTACAGTATCCATTTCCAAAAATTTTGATCAAAACGATCGAGTTTTTCTACAAAAGAGTTCTATTCGAATCCTTGGTTTTTTTTATTTACCTTATGAAAATAATGATCCTAACCAAGAGGTATTGATTGCCATCGATGACATAACTGCAATTGTGCGAGATAAATATAGGCCTCTTCGTAACAAAGAAATCCTTCTCGAAGATTAA
- the lnt gene encoding apolipoprotein N-acyltransferase, with product MKLIRFLISREGFISVFCYSITAAFSFLSFAPLNLPFFVWFAPFGLFLIEKRNRGEWKKLIFHGLGFSILFYFISFHWIYHMTTVFGGFDWYLAVPIFIGSAILLNFKFPVYLLVFSFLAKRVGRFFPLIASFSILFAEFFTPQVFPWYFGNVVAENHILAQNAEYTSAYGLSAFLFFVSYYLFYLRKPKTFFRLLTNFLSKHKGFQKQFLFGGLGFVLVLVLFFGNGYYLFQKWSKVKPIAERDVLIVQPNAPLEFRDGRNPIEEIRNLMARIDSMTERELKENPVDLVVLPESGVPFFTTHDSDITRYSRIYWHQFESLMAIISLRHGTNLFYNELDADLNPDAPPGRVSRRDVRMYNSSVIMNPNGERRNSYQKVFLLIFGEYMPFDWMYALSGQTGQFAPGTNLNLIPYYEPRKTSSTQTKDLHFEDTVTMGPAAVREYYSKDRVEEKQIGSFLPLICYEVIISEFVRKFSGDPDFIVNVTNDKWYGNSVETYQHHTLGRLRAIEFRKWIVRSTNSGTSVFTDHLGRNIDNDFTPIETTAIIRKKVQVIPGEMTFYRLYGNLLSYLYMGIVGLAFFFYAKRNP from the coding sequence ATGAAGCTGATACGTTTTTTAATTTCACGCGAAGGGTTCATATCCGTTTTTTGTTATTCGATCACTGCTGCATTTTCTTTTCTCTCATTTGCACCCCTAAATTTACCTTTTTTTGTTTGGTTTGCTCCCTTTGGTCTTTTTCTCATTGAAAAAAGAAATCGTGGTGAGTGGAAAAAACTAATTTTTCACGGGCTTGGTTTTTCAATTCTATTTTATTTCATTTCCTTCCATTGGATTTACCATATGACCACTGTTTTTGGTGGATTTGATTGGTATTTAGCTGTTCCTATTTTTATTGGTTCTGCGATTCTTTTGAATTTTAAATTTCCTGTTTATCTTTTGGTTTTTTCTTTTTTAGCCAAACGAGTAGGGCGATTTTTTCCTCTCATTGCTTCGTTTTCAATTCTTTTTGCCGAATTTTTCACTCCCCAAGTTTTCCCCTGGTATTTTGGGAATGTTGTCGCCGAAAATCATATTTTAGCACAAAACGCTGAATATACGAGTGCGTACGGATTGTCCGCATTTTTGTTTTTTGTTTCTTATTATTTATTTTATTTAAGAAAACCAAAAACTTTTTTTAGGTTACTGACAAACTTTCTTTCGAAACACAAAGGTTTTCAAAAACAATTTTTATTCGGTGGACTTGGTTTTGTTTTGGTTCTGGTTTTGTTTTTTGGGAACGGATATTACTTATTCCAAAAATGGTCCAAGGTAAAACCGATCGCTGAAAGGGATGTCCTAATCGTACAACCAAATGCACCTTTGGAATTTCGAGACGGCAGAAATCCTATTGAAGAGATTCGAAATTTAATGGCACGAATCGATTCTATGACGGAGAGAGAATTAAAAGAAAACCCCGTGGATCTAGTGGTTTTACCAGAGTCTGGTGTGCCTTTTTTTACAACCCATGATTCTGATATCACTCGGTACAGTCGCATTTATTGGCATCAGTTTGAATCGCTAATGGCCATTATTAGTTTAAGGCATGGAACAAATCTATTTTATAATGAATTGGATGCAGACCTAAATCCAGATGCCCCACCCGGTCGGGTCTCTCGACGAGATGTTCGGATGTATAATTCTTCTGTGATTATGAATCCCAACGGAGAAAGAAGGAATAGTTACCAAAAGGTTTTTTTGCTAATCTTTGGGGAGTATATGCCATTTGATTGGATGTATGCTTTGTCTGGACAAACCGGACAGTTTGCACCGGGAACCAATCTAAATTTAATTCCTTATTATGAACCAAGAAAGACGAGTTCTACGCAAACAAAAGACCTTCATTTTGAAGATACTGTGACGATGGGACCCGCAGCAGTTAGGGAATATTATTCCAAGGACAGAGTGGAAGAAAAACAAATCGGCAGTTTTTTGCCTTTGATTTGTTATGAAGTAATCATCTCCGAGTTTGTGAGAAAGTTTTCTGGTGATCCTGATTTCATTGTCAATGTAACCAATGACAAGTGGTATGGAAATTCAGTAGAAACATACCAACACCATACGTTAGGTCGACTTCGTGCAATAGAATTTCGTAAGTGGATTGTTCGTTCAACTAACTCTGGCACGTCGGTTTTTACGGATCATCTTGGTCGCAACATTGATAATGATTTTACTCCTATCGAAACAACGGCTATCATTCGCAAAAAAGTTCAAGTAATTCCAGGTGAAATGACTTTTTATAGATTGTATGGAAATCTACTTTCTTATTTGTATATGGGAATTGTTGGGTTAGCGTTTTTCTTTTATGCAAAAAGGAATCCTTAA
- a CDS encoding PIN/TRAM domain-containing protein, whose translation MKHLLSTLGTIFVSSVSFFFLYSESQNLVLAGSLAGIILTYSLVLVLGERKLFPEIKADVVLCASVGALLGLSIAAFPVSLLNESGYKSIAIFVAVLLFLTGIKTGVAFAKKPGLGIFGGGSSAGGSSFQIPGLETGNSQIRDKILDTSVVIDGRILDIADTHFLDGPLILPNFVLREIQLISDSSDPIKRARGRRGLEMLNKLQRKGSIEVKITYTDYSDTREVDAKLVKLARDTGGAVVTNDFNLNKVAELQGVRVLNLNNLANALKPVVLPGEEFQISVIKEGKDENQGIGYLEDGTMVVIENGGHLVGKDVRVVVTSIIQTAAGKMIFTKVQNGNNNYNKS comes from the coding sequence ATGAAACACTTACTTTCAACCCTTGGGACAATTTTTGTCTCTTCGGTATCGTTTTTCTTCTTATATTCAGAATCGCAAAACCTCGTTTTGGCGGGGTCTCTTGCTGGAATCATTCTCACGTATTCCCTAGTGCTCGTGTTAGGTGAAAGAAAATTGTTCCCTGAAATCAAAGCCGATGTTGTACTTTGTGCAAGCGTTGGAGCCCTCCTCGGTTTGTCCATTGCTGCATTCCCTGTCAGCCTCTTAAACGAATCTGGTTATAAATCCATTGCAATTTTTGTTGCGGTTCTTTTGTTTTTAACAGGAATCAAAACGGGAGTGGCTTTTGCTAAAAAACCTGGACTTGGTATTTTCGGAGGCGGAAGTTCTGCAGGTGGATCCAGTTTCCAAATTCCTGGACTAGAAACAGGAAACAGTCAAATTCGCGATAAAATTTTAGATACGTCTGTTGTCATCGATGGTCGTATTTTGGATATTGCAGACACACATTTTTTAGATGGTCCACTCATCCTTCCAAATTTTGTGTTACGTGAGATCCAACTTATCTCCGATTCTTCAGATCCTATCAAACGAGCTCGTGGTCGACGAGGCCTCGAGATGTTGAACAAACTCCAAAGAAAAGGTTCTATTGAAGTAAAAATCACTTATACTGATTATTCAGACACAAGAGAAGTCGATGCAAAACTAGTCAAACTAGCACGTGATACTGGTGGGGCAGTTGTTACCAACGACTTCAACTTAAACAAAGTGGCTGAGTTACAAGGGGTTCGCGTTCTCAACTTAAACAATCTTGCGAATGCTCTGAAACCAGTGGTTCTTCCTGGGGAAGAATTCCAAATTTCCGTCATCAAAGAAGGAAAGGACGAAAACCAAGGGATCGGTTATTTAGAAGATGGAACCATGGTTGTGATTGAAAACGGTGGTCACTTAGTTGGTAAAGATGTGCGAGTGGTTGTCACAAGTATCATCCAAACCGCTGCTGGTAAAATGATTTTTACAAAAGTGCAAAACGGTAACAATAACTACAACAAATCGTAA
- a CDS encoding CarD family transcriptional regulator — MATKKLNEKTKEPKFKVGDYVVYPIHGVGEVTEVAKKLILGKKKDCYSLEIQGSKMKVSIPVDRAMDVGIRSIIDKKEIKKVLTLLKKDEVDTEEDWKVRYQNNMNKIKSGSIFEVADVCRNLYRRAYGKELSIMERKLYESAYNLVKMEIALSKGVPQEEAGNIVSDVLAASVQGLAPAPPPKELDDDLDLE; from the coding sequence TTGGCTACAAAAAAACTAAACGAAAAAACTAAAGAGCCTAAATTCAAGGTTGGGGACTACGTTGTATACCCTATCCATGGTGTAGGTGAAGTCACAGAAGTTGCGAAAAAGCTGATTCTGGGAAAGAAAAAAGACTGTTACAGTTTGGAAATTCAAGGTTCCAAAATGAAGGTCTCTATCCCTGTGGATCGGGCAATGGATGTGGGTATCCGGTCGATCATTGATAAAAAAGAGATCAAAAAAGTTCTCACTCTCCTAAAAAAGGATGAGGTCGACACGGAAGAGGACTGGAAAGTCCGTTACCAGAACAATATGAACAAGATTAAATCTGGTTCCATTTTCGAAGTGGCTGATGTTTGCCGTAATCTTTACAGACGTGCCTATGGCAAAGAACTTTCCATTATGGAAAGAAAGCTCTATGAGAGCGCCTATAATTTAGTAAAGATGGAAATTGCACTTAGTAAAGGTGTACCCCAAGAAGAAGCAGGAAACATCGTCTCAGACGTGCTTGCGGCTTCGGTTCAGGGATTGGCTCCAGCACCACCTCCAAAAGAATTGGATGATGATCTAGATTTAGAATAA
- a CDS encoding class I SAM-dependent methyltransferase, with protein sequence MNPLVLVQKCDNKIVNCPLCESESNQFFTNRFRSYNRCRNCLSIFMDPKFWPNQEEEKQRYLEHNNDVKDIRYQNFLKPIVEKVLLNQKSTDRGLDYGAGPGPVVQYLLNEAGYPIHLYDPFFHNDPEKIKQSYDYIILTEVVEHFHFPKNEFQTLYNLLNPNGSLYILTHPYDDDIDFEKWYYKNDQTHTFFYTKESFVWILNHYGFKNLEIEDRIIQFKK encoded by the coding sequence TTGAATCCACTAGTCCTAGTTCAAAAATGTGATAACAAAATCGTGAATTGCCCTCTTTGTGAATCTGAATCAAACCAGTTTTTTACCAATCGGTTTCGCTCTTACAATCGATGCCGAAATTGCCTTTCTATCTTTATGGATCCAAAGTTTTGGCCAAATCAAGAGGAAGAGAAACAAAGATATTTAGAACACAATAACGATGTGAAAGACATCCGTTACCAAAACTTTTTAAAGCCTATAGTGGAAAAGGTTTTGTTAAATCAAAAATCTACAGATCGTGGATTGGATTATGGAGCCGGACCCGGTCCTGTCGTTCAATATCTATTGAATGAAGCTGGTTATCCCATCCATTTGTATGATCCCTTTTTTCATAATGATCCAGAAAAAATCAAACAATCTTATGATTACATCATCCTGACAGAAGTGGTAGAACATTTCCATTTTCCAAAAAATGAATTTCAAACTTTATACAATTTATTAAATCCAAACGGAAGCCTTTATATCCTAACTCATCCGTATGATGACGATATAGATTTCGAAAAATGGTATTACAAAAACGACCAAACACATACTTTCTTTTATACAAAAGAATCTTTCGTATGGATCTTAAATCATTATGGATTCAAAAACTTGGAAATTGAGGATCGAATCATTCAATTCAAAAAGTAA
- a CDS encoding PP2C family protein-serine/threonine phosphatase, giving the protein MYHYLKTILSQFLDLIPERKIYNDDYVKELDRHTRIIQIPGSIIGVFGMLGFAFDTDAKLHPEFPELFYFRIGYSLFCFSYIVFIFYNHFKNKFSSWEGLTWAYLTYAYLLFTAAYYTGRIADDAPYVSGYQMLVMILPFLPLPRKTLFFYYPISILLFFISVIVYKPDLSTAAASYSMQNLAISYVLGIFSGLIMERYRFHSFLNHKLIINKNEEVTKTVEEIQTLKSQQDGDYFLTSLLLEPLLGHETDGNALNIDTIVNQYKKFKFRSKEYQLGGDYVSVYNLILQGKRYKAFINGDAMGKSIQGAGGAIVLGAVYNSIVIRSKMDPTSSNRSPERWLHDCYLDLQKIFETFDGAMLVSAVLGLLEESTGTLYFINLEHPWVILYRDGKARFIEDEIHYYKLGVMEVPTNRFISVFQMQKGDKIICGSDGKDDLVISESGRYREINEDQNLILNCLEESDGDIKNVISILKTKGKFSDDLSLISLEYKLGSFTKPGVYWKEAKKFIKLKQYSKALDVLLSYNSALEISIKELKYITRLYEKEGVLLKAMEYASLALENFPSDTRWMFHTSVLYKRLYSIYKSKSFLEESQELSERVRLRQPSNIGNLVHLADVCRLSGDKDRFVYILKQIEILEPDNSKLIELREKT; this is encoded by the coding sequence GTGTATCACTACCTAAAAACGATTCTCTCACAATTTTTAGATCTAATTCCTGAGAGGAAAATCTATAACGACGATTACGTAAAGGAATTAGACAGACACACTCGAATCATTCAAATTCCCGGAAGTATCATTGGCGTCTTTGGTATGTTAGGTTTTGCATTTGATACGGATGCAAAACTCCATCCCGAATTTCCCGAATTATTTTACTTTCGCATTGGATATAGCCTCTTTTGTTTTTCCTATATTGTTTTTATTTTCTACAATCATTTTAAAAACAAGTTTTCTTCTTGGGAAGGACTTACATGGGCTTACCTCACTTATGCTTACCTCTTGTTCACGGCCGCATATTATACAGGTCGGATCGCAGACGATGCACCTTATGTTTCTGGATACCAGATGCTCGTGATGATCCTTCCTTTTTTACCACTCCCTAGAAAAACTTTATTTTTCTACTATCCTATCTCTATATTGCTTTTTTTTATTTCAGTCATTGTATATAAACCTGATCTAAGCACGGCAGCGGCAAGTTATTCGATGCAAAACTTAGCAATTAGTTATGTTCTTGGGATTTTTAGTGGTCTCATTATGGAAAGATATCGATTTCATTCTTTTTTAAACCACAAACTAATTATTAATAAAAATGAAGAAGTTACCAAAACTGTTGAAGAAATACAGACATTAAAGTCTCAGCAAGACGGAGATTATTTTTTAACATCATTGCTGTTGGAACCTTTGTTGGGGCATGAAACTGATGGGAATGCTCTAAATATTGATACTATTGTCAATCAATACAAAAAATTTAAGTTCAGGAGCAAGGAATACCAGTTAGGTGGTGATTATGTATCTGTTTATAATTTAATCTTGCAGGGTAAACGATACAAAGCCTTTATTAATGGGGATGCAATGGGTAAGTCTATCCAAGGTGCAGGTGGTGCAATTGTCCTTGGGGCAGTTTATAATTCCATCGTCATCCGTTCGAAAATGGATCCAACTTCATCGAATAGGTCACCTGAAAGATGGTTACATGATTGTTATCTTGACCTTCAAAAAATCTTTGAAACTTTTGATGGGGCAATGTTGGTATCCGCAGTTCTCGGACTCCTTGAAGAATCAACTGGAACTTTATACTTTATTAATTTAGAACATCCTTGGGTCATTTTATATCGAGATGGAAAAGCAAGATTTATAGAAGATGAAATTCATTATTATAAATTAGGTGTAATGGAAGTTCCAACCAATCGATTTATTTCAGTTTTTCAAATGCAAAAAGGAGATAAAATAATTTGTGGTTCGGATGGTAAGGATGATCTTGTAATATCGGAATCAGGAAGGTATCGTGAAATTAACGAAGATCAAAATTTAATTTTAAACTGTCTTGAGGAATCTGATGGAGATATTAAAAATGTGATCTCTATTTTGAAGACAAAAGGGAAGTTCTCGGATGATTTAAGTTTGATTTCATTGGAATATAAATTAGGGTCTTTTACTAAACCGGGAGTTTACTGGAAAGAGGCTAAGAAGTTTATTAAACTAAAACAATATAGCAAAGCTTTGGATGTACTTTTGTCTTATAATTCAGCTTTAGAAATATCCATTAAGGAATTAAAATATATAACTAGGTTATATGAGAAAGAAGGTGTATTACTTAAGGCAATGGAATATGCAAGTTTGGCATTGGAAAATTTCCCATCCGACACAAGATGGATGTTTCATACCTCTGTTTTATACAAACGGCTGTATTCTATTTACAAATCAAAATCCTTTTTAGAAGAGTCTCAAGAGTTAAGTGAAAGAGTGAGGTTGCGGCAGCCTTCAAATATTGGAAATTTGGTTCACTTAGCAGATGTTTGTCGGTTAAGTGGAGATAAAGACAGATTTGTATACATACTCAAACAAATTGAAATATTGGAGCCGGATAATTCTAAATTAATTGAGTTAAGAGAAAAAACTTAA
- a CDS encoding cytochrome C oxidase subunit IV family protein, producing the protein MEYVINYGLYFIALVAVFTPILGFGIFAPGIATATILGFIVNWFGQFFQTDRFAKFTEENKDNKLLKFVMGDEDHKEDHASASMWVEDGEEEEEPDHHVISIKTYVFVLLALFFGTFITVWVAQYDLGKWNMIVAMAVATCKAFFVLAYFMHLKYDNMLNRVIFLSAFAFLALLFAFSFGDIISRIAPSTEFPAKPFF; encoded by the coding sequence ATGGAATACGTAATCAATTACGGACTTTACTTCATAGCCCTCGTTGCGGTGTTCACTCCAATTCTTGGATTTGGAATCTTTGCTCCGGGGATTGCAACTGCTACCATTTTAGGATTTATCGTAAACTGGTTCGGTCAGTTTTTTCAAACAGATCGTTTTGCAAAATTTACAGAAGAAAACAAAGATAACAAGTTATTGAAATTTGTTATGGGTGATGAAGATCACAAAGAAGACCATGCTTCTGCTTCCATGTGGGTTGAAGATGGAGAAGAGGAAGAAGAACCGGATCACCATGTGATTTCGATTAAAACATATGTTTTTGTTCTTTTAGCCTTATTCTTTGGAACATTCATCACAGTTTGGGTAGCGCAATATGATTTAGGAAAGTGGAACATGATTGTCGCAATGGCTGTGGCAACATGTAAGGCTTTTTTCGTTTTGGCTTACTTCATGCATTTAAAGTATGATAATATGCTGAACCGTGTTATTTTCCTATCTGCATTTGCCTTCTTGGCACTGTTGTTTGCTTTCTCTTTTGGAGACATTATTTCTAGGATTGCTCCTTCGACAGAGTTCCCAGCAAAACCATTCTTCTAG
- a CDS encoding cytochrome c oxidase subunit 3 family protein produces MTSVSSSSEFQHQHHFKSAEHQYASSKQGIWLFLCTEILMFGGLFVGYLIYHSLYPTVFKNGSETLDWKMGAVNTVVLLISSFTMAAAINYVQRGLHKIAAIMLALTIACAGAFMVIKYFEYSHKFHVGTVPGKFSLVDPSCGAGGKRAECESKISALLKNPAELEKNHVSAEEVTRLKAVISQPKWEMFYGFYFVMTGLHGVHVVAGAFLIFWVFIKTLRRKVGPEYYTPVEGVGLFWHVVDLVWIYLFPLLYLVG; encoded by the coding sequence ATGACTTCCGTTAGTTCTTCAAGTGAATTTCAACATCAACACCATTTTAAGAGTGCAGAACACCAATATGCCTCTTCCAAACAAGGAATCTGGTTATTCCTTTGCACTGAAATCCTGATGTTCGGTGGCCTATTCGTAGGTTACCTCATCTATCATTCTCTTTACCCAACTGTTTTTAAAAATGGTTCGGAAACATTGGATTGGAAAATGGGCGCGGTAAACACCGTAGTCCTTCTGATCAGTTCCTTCACCATGGCTGCTGCGATTAACTACGTGCAACGTGGTTTGCATAAAATTGCAGCTATCATGCTTGCCTTAACCATAGCTTGTGCTGGTGCCTTCATGGTAATTAAATACTTCGAATACAGCCACAAGTTCCATGTAGGAACTGTTCCCGGCAAATTTTCGTTAGTTGATCCTTCTTGTGGGGCAGGTGGAAAAAGAGCAGAGTGTGAATCTAAAATTTCCGCTCTCTTAAAAAATCCTGCAGAACTAGAAAAGAACCATGTAAGCGCAGAAGAAGTCACTCGTTTGAAAGCGGTGATCTCACAGCCAAAATGGGAAATGTTTTACGGCTTTTACTTTGTTATGACGGGTCTTCACGGAGTTCACGTAGTAGCTGGCGCTTTCCTTATCTTCTGGGTTTTTATCAAAACTCTTCGAAGAAAGGTTGGTCCTGAATATTACACTCCTGTTGAAGGTGTGGGTCTTTTCTGGCACGTTGTGGATTTGGTATGGATTTACCTCTTTCCACTTCTTTATTTGGTAGGATAA